A genome region from Erigeron canadensis isolate Cc75 chromosome 3, C_canadensis_v1, whole genome shotgun sequence includes the following:
- the LOC122593074 gene encoding protein GLUTAMINE DUMPER 3-like yields MTVQAVSSMAPSSTASFQRSSWHSPVPYLFGGLAAMLGLIAFALLILACSYWKLSGHMDNRGEESERDLESGNSKLADNDEKEPPVMEEKYLVIMAGQVKPTFLATPVSSRASSFGSCSSRDNSSSSDDKSSSDVMEMMEGKE; encoded by the coding sequence ATGACAGTACAAGCAGTTTCTTCCATGGCTCCATCGTCTACCGCGAGTTTTCAGCGGTCGTCATGGCATTCGCCGGTGCCATACCTTTTTGGAGGCCTTGCAGCTATGTTGGGCCTCATTGCTTTTGCTCTTTTAATTCTTGCATGCTCTTATTGGAAGCTCTCGGGCCACATGGATAACCGTGGTGAAGAAAGCGAAAGAGATCTTGAGTCCGGAAACTCAAAATTAGCTGACAATGATGAAAAAGAACCTCCAGTTATGGAAGAGAAGTATCTAGTCATTATGGCGGGTCAAGTAAAACCAACGTTTTTAGCTACACCTGTTTCTAGTAGAGCTTCTTCGTTTGGTAGTTGTAGTTCTCGGGACAATTCTTCGTCTTCTGACGACAAATCGTCGTCAGACGTGATGGAAATGATGGAAGGGAAGGAGTAG